The region GGGTGTCGAGGACTTAGCCCGGGTCCTCGCGTTGCCAGACGTCGGGGCCGACGGCGAGGCCCGTCGCGCCGGTGTCCATCACGGCTTCGACGGCCGCCAAACCGAGTGTTTTCGGACCGTCCGCGAAATCGACCGGCCCGTGTCAGGCCGCGATCCATCGCGAGAATCAGGAGCCGCCGATTCCGAACGATGGGAGCGTCGTCGATCGGTATCATTCGCCGAGTGCTCCACCGAGGAGCTATATACTGTTTGTGGTGGGTCAGAAGATCGGCTCGTCGGGCTGTCTCGAACTCGAGTGTGTCGACCACTCGTCGTTCCGGCTCGAGTGTGCCGAGACTGGTGTCGACGACGTGCTATCGGTGCGGACGACGACTCGTCCGTCACGCCCAGGACCTGTCCAGCCCCGGTGACTTATTGGCATTCACGTGGTCGAGACCACAGACCGATGCGAGGAGATACGTTCGTCAGGCAACTCGGAGACGTTAGTAGCGAGGATTCGGGAATCGTCGGCGGGAAAAGCGCGAACCTCGGCGAACTCACCGACCTCGAGGTGCCCGTATTACCAGGGTTCACGACGACGGCCGACGCGTACGACTACTATATCGAGCAGACCGACATCCGCGAGGCCATCGAGTCGGAACTTGCCGACCTCGATGTCGAGGACGTGTCGGACTTACAGCGCCGGGGCGAGCGGGTTCGAACCCTGATTTCGGACGCCGAGATGCCGTCGGAACTCGAGTTCGCGATCCTCGAGCAGTACGAGGAACTGGCTGACCGAGTCGGGATCGACGATCCTGAAGTCGCTGTCAGGAGCTCCGCGACTGCCGAGGATCTGCCGGATGCCTCCTTCGCGGGCCAACAGGAGACGTTTCTGAACGTCTCGGGAAAGACGGATCTGCTCGAGTCGATCAAACACTGCTTCGCGTCGTTGTTTACCGACCGGGCGATCGTCTACCGCGAGAACACGGACTTCGATCACCTCGACGTGAAACTCGCCTGTACCGTCCAGAAGATGGGGCGAGCCGACCTTGCCTCCTCGGGGGTGTTGTTCACCCTCGATCCCGACACCGGCTTCGAGGAGGTCGTCGTCATCGAAGCGGCCTACGGGTTCGGCGAGCCCGTCGTCCAGGGCGTGGTCGATCCCGACAGATACGTCGTCTTCAAGCCGACCAACGGCATCGTCGAGAAACAGCTGGGCGGGAAGACCCAGCGAATGGTCCGGCGAAACGGTGGCACGAAACTCGAGTCGGTTTCCGAGGACGCACAGAACGCCTTCGCCCTCTCGAACGACCGAATCCAGGAGCTCGCGACGTACGCGGCCCGTATCGAGGATCACTTCGATGCTCCGCAGGATATCGAGTGGCTCGTCGACGGACAACTCGAGGAGCTGTTCGTCGTCCAGGCTCGGCCGGAGACGGTCCACGGGACAGTCGAGGGGAACGTCCTCCGAACGTACAGTCTCGAGGAAACCGCCGAAGAGATTCTCGACGGGATCGCTATCGGTAACGCCGTGGCGAGTGGCTCCGTCCGCGTCCTCGAGGACCACCGGGAGATGCACCGCGTCGAGGAGGGCGACGTTCTCGTCACCGAGATGACTGACCCGGACTGGGTCCCCGTCATGAAGCGGGCGAGTGCGATCGTGACCGATCGGGGCGGCAAGACGTCTCACGCGGCGATCGTCTCGCGAGAGCTCGGTGTTCCCGCCATCGTTCGCACCGGCGACGCGACCGAGACGCTGTCGAACGGCGACCCCGTGACGGTCGACTGCTCGACCGACGTCGGCCGGGTCTACGAGGGCGAACTCGAGTACGAGGTCCGCGAGGAGGTGGTAGACGATTTGCCCGAGACCGACACCGAGGTCAAGCTCATCCTCGGCGATCCCGCGCGGGCGTTCGCGCTCGCTTCCCTCCCCGTCGACGGCATCGGGCTGGCCCGCGAAGAGTTCATCGTAACCTCCCACGTCGGCTATCACCCCCTGGAACTACTCGAGCGGGGCGAGGAGGAGCGCTTCGTCGATGCCCTGCGAACCGGCATCGCGAAGATTGGCGCCGCGTTCTACCCCGACGACGTCCGCTTTCGGCTCAGCGACTTCAAAACCGACGAGTACCGCAACCTCGAGGGCGGCTGGAAGCACGAACCGGAGGAGTCGAATCCGATGATCGGCTGGCGCGGGGCTTCCCGGTACTACGACGAGGACTTTCGCGAGGCGTTTGGCCTCGAGTGTGAGGCGCTACGCCAAGTTCGCGAGGACGTCGGACTGGACAACGTCACCGTGATGGTACCGTTCTGTCGCACGCCCGAGGAGGGCGAACGCGTTCTCGAGTTGATGGCCGAGTACGGTCTCCCGCCGGACGAGTTGGACGTATACGTGATGGCCGAACTGCCCTCGAACATCGTGCTCGCGGATCGCTTTGCCGAGCTCTTCGACGGCTTTTCGATCGGCTCGAACGACCTCACTCAGCTGACGTTGGGCGTCGACCGGAACTCCGAACAGCTCGCGCCGCTGTTCGACGAGAGCGACGAGTCGGTGACGCGATCGATCTCGTCGTTGATCGAGGAGGCCCACCGCCACGATCGACCGGTCGGCATCTGCGGGGACGCGCCGTCGACGATTCCGGAGTACGTCGAGTTCCTGCTCGATTCGGAGATCGATTCGATCTCCGTGTCCCCGGACGTGGCGGTCGAGACGCTGTTGACGGTCTCCGAGAGCGAGGACGCGTGATCACGAGATCGAAGCCACGCGAACACGACGGCTGAAACCCCACGTTAGACGGCACCCGGAACCGACACAAAAAATACGTACGCGAGAATCGTCGACATCGAGGGCCCGACGATCCACATCGTCACGTACCTGATGACGGCCTCCGGTTTGAAGAGTTCGTCGGCCTCGCGGACGTCCTCGGGCTCGTCCTCGCCGATCGGTGCGACGTCGTCGATCGCGTCCTCGGCGGTCAGTGCACCCATCACGATCTCGGTGTCTGTCGGCTCCCTCGAGATCGCCTCGCGGGCGGCGATCGGTCTGGTTGCCCGTCCCCAGCCGAGGCCGACGATCGCGCCGACCGACGCCATCACGAGGCTGATCGGAATCCCGATGTACGAGAGCGCGGTCGTAATCGAGGCAGCCGTGAGCATGATGATCAGCGCGCCGAGCAACGGAATGTCGCTGATATCGCTCCCGACCGATTCCATCGTCCGCCGGGCGATCGTGAACCCGCCCAGGCCGATCGCAGCCGCCGCCACGACGATCGCCGGTTCGGCTGCCAGCGCCCCCCCGCTAACGAGGGGCGCGGCGGCGTTCGGGACGTTGCTCGCACCCGCACTGAACGCCATGTAACACCCGAGGACGACGATAACGGTCGTCCCACCGATCTCACGCCAGGTCGTGTTGGGCCCGAGGGCGGGCGTCGGAAACCGGCCGGAACCGTCGAGAACGACGAGCGGACCGTCAGAGTTCTCGATCTGGACGCGACGACTGAGCCCCGCGTAGACGTACCTGCCGATGATCGCACCGATCATGAACGCGAAGACGGGTGTAAAGATCCACCACGAGAGGATCCACGCGACGGTCTCGTGGTTGAGCGTGTCCGTCGCCAGTCCAAGCCCTGCAATTGCGCCGACGGTCGTCATCGACGTTGGAACTGGCACGCCGAAGATGTTGGCGACGAGGATTCCGAGACCGATGAAAAAAAGAATGGCGACGCCCGCCGTGAGCGAAATTTCGATCGTGATGATCCCGTCGCTCAGCGTCTCCATCACGTTCCGACCGACGGTCCAGCCGCCCAGAAAGACGAATCCTGTCATGATGGCTGCCGCCGTCGCTTTCCCGATCAATCCCGCACCCACGGCGGGTCCCCAGGCGATTCCGGTCGAGGACCCGCCGATGTTGAATCCGACGAAAACCGATACGGCGACTCCAATCACCAGGACGGACTCGACCATTTGCAAATACTGTCGGTACGAACGCCGAAATATGTATTCTAGCGATCGGTGAACGGGTCGACTCGACTCGCTATGCGGGTGAAAGCTTTACCACCAGCGTCGTTGGAGGTCGCACCCGAAACCGCGCCAGATTCGTATGAGTACGAACCGACAAGCGATCCCGCCGACCGAGAGACCATATCGGTGTCGAACGCCGCCTGCCGGGGGCGAGACGAGTCGATGAAAGCCGTCGTCCTCGCCGGTGGGTACGCCACGCGACTGTGGCCGATCACGAGACACCGGCCGAAGATGTTCCTCCCGCTCGGGGAGACGACCGTCGTCGAGCGCATCTACGACGAACTCGAGGCGGTAGATCGGATTGAGGAGGTCTACGTCAGCACGAACGAACGATTCGCCCCCGACTTCGAGGCACAGTTGGCCGACAGTGGCTACGAGAAGCCCCAACTATCGATCGAAGAGACTCGTGCCGAAGCGGAGAAACTCGGCGTCGTCGGCGCGCTCGCCCAGCTCGTCGATCGGGAGGGGATCGACGACGACCTGCTGGTGATCGCCGGCGACAACATCTTCGAGTTCGCGATCGAGGACTTCCTCGAGCACTACGATCGAAGGGACGCACCGACGATCGCCGCCTACGACGTCGCCTCGCCGGAGCGGGCGAGCGCTTACGGGGTCGTCGACCTCGAGGACGACCGTGTGGTCGACTTTGAGGAAAAACCCGACGATCCGCCTGGGACGCGCGTCTCGATCGGCTGTTACGCATTTCCAGCGGAAACGCTCGAGCAACTGTCGACGTACCTCGAGGAAGATACCGATCCCGACGAGCCGGGCTGGTTCGTCCAGTGGCTCCAGTCGCGGGAGCCGACGTACGCGTACACGTTCGACGGGGCTTGGTTCGACATCGGCACGCGGGACAGTTATCTCGATGCCGTCGCCTGGACCCTCGACGGCGACTCGCACGTCGCCGAGTCGGCGACGCTCGAGGACGCGTCGATCGGACCGAACGTCCACGTCATGGCGAACGCGACGCTCGTCGATACCGACGTCGAACGAGCGGTGATCTTCCCGGACGCGACGTTGGAGGCGACGACCGCCCGCCGATCAATCGTCGACGAGGGGGCAGCTCTCGAGGGGCTCGATCTCCATGACGCGATGATTGGTGCGTACACGCAGATTCCGGACCGATCACGGGAGTGACTTCGCGACTGTCCTCACGGTGACTTGGCACTAACCGGGACACAGAACACCGGAACGTCGGCCTGTCGAACGACATTTTCGGTGACGCTCCCGAGAAACCACTGCCCAATTCCGGTACGACCGTGCGTTCCCATGACGATCATGTCGACGTCGCGCTCGGTCGCAGACGTAAGGATGACGTCCGCCGGCGAGCCGGTCGTGATCGCTCCGGTGATGCTGACGCCGGCTTCGGTGGCTTGCGTTCGAACGCCGTCGATAGCATCCTCTCCGCTTTGTTCGAGGGCCTCGAGCAGTTCGTCCGGTGCGTTCCGTTTGGAGAGACGACTGGTATCGACGGAGTACACGGTGTGGATCATCGACTCGAGTCGACCCGCGAGTCCGATCCCCCAGTCGGCCGCGACGGCGG is a window of Natronorubrum sediminis DNA encoding:
- the ppsA gene encoding pyruvate, water dikinase produces the protein MRGDTFVRQLGDVSSEDSGIVGGKSANLGELTDLEVPVLPGFTTTADAYDYYIEQTDIREAIESELADLDVEDVSDLQRRGERVRTLISDAEMPSELEFAILEQYEELADRVGIDDPEVAVRSSATAEDLPDASFAGQQETFLNVSGKTDLLESIKHCFASLFTDRAIVYRENTDFDHLDVKLACTVQKMGRADLASSGVLFTLDPDTGFEEVVVIEAAYGFGEPVVQGVVDPDRYVVFKPTNGIVEKQLGGKTQRMVRRNGGTKLESVSEDAQNAFALSNDRIQELATYAARIEDHFDAPQDIEWLVDGQLEELFVVQARPETVHGTVEGNVLRTYSLEETAEEILDGIAIGNAVASGSVRVLEDHREMHRVEEGDVLVTEMTDPDWVPVMKRASAIVTDRGGKTSHAAIVSRELGVPAIVRTGDATETLSNGDPVTVDCSTDVGRVYEGELEYEVREEVVDDLPETDTEVKLILGDPARAFALASLPVDGIGLAREEFIVTSHVGYHPLELLERGEEERFVDALRTGIAKIGAAFYPDDVRFRLSDFKTDEYRNLEGGWKHEPEESNPMIGWRGASRYYDEDFREAFGLECEALRQVREDVGLDNVTVMVPFCRTPEEGERVLELMAEYGLPPDELDVYVMAELPSNIVLADRFAELFDGFSIGSNDLTQLTLGVDRNSEQLAPLFDESDESVTRSISSLIEEAHRHDRPVGICGDAPSTIPEYVEFLLDSEIDSISVSPDVAVETLLTVSESEDA
- a CDS encoding inorganic phosphate transporter — its product is MVESVLVIGVAVSVFVGFNIGGSSTGIAWGPAVGAGLIGKATAAAIMTGFVFLGGWTVGRNVMETLSDGIITIEISLTAGVAILFFIGLGILVANIFGVPVPTSMTTVGAIAGLGLATDTLNHETVAWILSWWIFTPVFAFMIGAIIGRYVYAGLSRRVQIENSDGPLVVLDGSGRFPTPALGPNTTWREIGGTTVIVVLGCYMAFSAGASNVPNAAAPLVSGGALAAEPAIVVAAAAIGLGGFTIARRTMESVGSDISDIPLLGALIIMLTAASITTALSYIGIPISLVMASVGAIVGLGWGRATRPIAAREAISREPTDTEIVMGALTAEDAIDDVAPIGEDEPEDVREADELFKPEAVIRYVTMWIVGPSMSTILAYVFFVSVPGAV
- a CDS encoding sugar phosphate nucleotidyltransferase gives rise to the protein MKAVVLAGGYATRLWPITRHRPKMFLPLGETTVVERIYDELEAVDRIEEVYVSTNERFAPDFEAQLADSGYEKPQLSIEETRAEAEKLGVVGALAQLVDREGIDDDLLVIAGDNIFEFAIEDFLEHYDRRDAPTIAAYDVASPERASAYGVVDLEDDRVVDFEEKPDDPPGTRVSIGCYAFPAETLEQLSTYLEEDTDPDEPGWFVQWLQSREPTYAYTFDGAWFDIGTRDSYLDAVAWTLDGDSHVAESATLEDASIGPNVHVMANATLVDTDVERAVIFPDATLEATTARRSIVDEGAALEGLDLHDAMIGAYTQIPDRSRE